One window from the genome of Mycolicibacterium gadium encodes:
- a CDS encoding aminodeoxychorismate/anthranilate synthase component II: protein MRVLVVDNYDSFVFNLVQYLGQLGVNAEVWRNDDDRLGTEDDIANVAATFDGVLLSPGPGTPERAGASISLVTACAAAATPLLGVCLGHQAIGVAFGGTVDRAPELLHGKTSTVHHSNSGVLQGLPDPFTATRYHSLTILPETMPAELEVIARTEGGVVMGVRHVELPIHGVQFHPESILTEGGHRMLANWLGYCGAPPAETLVSRLEDEVATAVAAATTRSSA from the coding sequence ATGCGTGTCCTCGTCGTCGACAACTACGACAGCTTCGTGTTCAACCTCGTCCAGTATCTGGGCCAGCTCGGGGTGAACGCCGAAGTCTGGCGTAACGACGACGACCGCCTGGGCACCGAGGACGACATCGCCAACGTGGCGGCGACGTTCGACGGAGTGCTCCTCTCCCCCGGCCCCGGTACCCCCGAACGTGCCGGCGCATCGATTTCGCTCGTGACGGCCTGCGCGGCGGCCGCGACGCCGCTGCTCGGCGTGTGCCTGGGACACCAGGCCATCGGCGTGGCGTTCGGAGGTACCGTCGACCGTGCCCCCGAACTGCTGCACGGCAAGACCAGCACGGTGCACCACTCGAATAGCGGTGTGCTGCAAGGCCTTCCGGATCCGTTCACCGCCACGCGCTATCACTCGCTGACCATTCTCCCCGAGACGATGCCGGCCGAACTCGAAGTGATCGCCCGCACCGAGGGTGGTGTCGTCATGGGCGTGCGACACGTCGAATTGCCCATTCACGGTGTGCAATTCCATCCCGAGTCGATCCTGACCGAGGGCGGGCACCGCATGCTGGCCAACTGGTTGGGTTACTGCGGCGCACCGCCGGCCGAGACCCTCGTCAGTCGGCTGGAGGACGAAGTCGCGACCGCGGTCGCCGCGGCTACGACGCGAAGCTCAGCGTGA
- a CDS encoding PP2C family protein-serine/threonine phosphatase has protein sequence MTLVLRYAARSDRGLVRANNEDSVYAGARLLALADGMGGHAAGEVASQLVIAALAHLDDDEPGGDLLSKLDTAVREGNSAIAAQVEADPELEGMGTTLTAILFAGNRLGLVHIGDSRGYLLRDGELTQITKDDTFVQTLVDEGRITLEEAHSHPQRSLIMRALTGHEVEPTLIMREARAGDRYLLCSDGLSDPVSHDTILEALQIPDTAESADRLIELALRGGGPDNVTVVVADVVDYDYGQTQPILAGAVSGDDDQTAPPNTAAGRASAFNPRRNVAKRVEPPPEEPVRAPRSRRRMFIAAALLILVVVAGLVIGREVVRSNYYVAAHNGTVSIMRGIPGSILGVAMQETYRHGCLTARNDLNLIAPGQSASGCQLFRVTDLKQADRAQVEAGLPTGSEDDAIGQINKLAQGSVLPVCPPPAATPSPSPRTTAVPHSPDPSNSPGLPNNPPASTTAGEPTERTSTPAPETPRTLTKPPPPPGSDTPQSPASPAPPAPTTPPPTPSPTVTALPPPPQVPGTDCRELS, from the coding sequence GTGACACTGGTGCTTCGATATGCCGCGCGCAGCGACCGCGGCCTGGTCCGCGCCAACAACGAGGACTCCGTCTACGCCGGTGCGCGCCTGCTCGCGCTGGCCGACGGCATGGGCGGTCACGCGGCCGGCGAGGTCGCCTCGCAGCTGGTGATCGCGGCGCTGGCTCACCTCGACGACGACGAGCCCGGCGGCGACCTGCTGAGCAAGCTCGACACCGCGGTCCGGGAGGGCAACTCCGCCATCGCCGCTCAGGTCGAGGCGGACCCCGAGCTCGAAGGCATGGGCACCACGTTGACCGCGATCCTGTTCGCGGGCAATCGTCTTGGCCTTGTTCACATCGGCGACTCCCGCGGCTATCTGCTGCGCGACGGTGAACTGACCCAGATCACCAAGGACGACACCTTCGTCCAGACACTGGTCGATGAGGGCCGCATCACGCTCGAGGAGGCGCACAGCCACCCGCAGCGGTCGCTGATCATGCGCGCGCTCACCGGTCACGAGGTCGAGCCCACCCTGATCATGCGTGAGGCCAGGGCCGGGGACCGTTACCTGCTGTGCTCCGACGGGCTGTCCGATCCGGTCAGCCACGACACCATCCTCGAAGCGCTGCAGATCCCCGACACGGCTGAAAGTGCGGACCGCCTAATCGAATTGGCTCTGCGCGGCGGCGGACCCGACAACGTGACGGTCGTGGTGGCCGACGTCGTCGACTACGACTACGGCCAGACCCAGCCGATTCTCGCCGGTGCGGTATCCGGTGACGACGATCAGACCGCGCCCCCCAACACGGCAGCGGGCCGCGCGTCGGCTTTCAACCCACGCCGCAATGTGGCCAAGCGGGTGGAACCCCCTCCCGAGGAGCCGGTTCGTGCACCGAGATCGCGGCGGCGAATGTTCATCGCCGCCGCGCTTTTGATTTTGGTGGTCGTCGCCGGTCTGGTCATCGGCCGCGAGGTCGTGCGCAGCAACTATTACGTCGCCGCGCACAACGGCACCGTATCGATCATGCGCGGCATACCCGGATCGATCCTCGGCGTCGCGATGCAGGAGACCTACCGGCACGGTTGCCTGACGGCCCGCAACGACCTCAACCTCATCGCACCGGGCCAATCGGCGTCCGGCTGCCAGCTTTTCCGTGTCACAGATCTGAAGCAGGCCGACCGGGCTCAGGTGGAAGCGGGACTGCCGACCGGTTCCGAAGACGACGCCATCGGCCAGATCAACAAGCTCGCCCAGGGTTCGGTGCTGCCGGTCTGCCCGCCGCCGGCCGCCACGCCGTCGCCGTCGCCGCGCACCACGGCCGTCCCGCATTCGCCGGATCCGTCGAATTCTCCAGGGCTGCCTAACAATCCACCGGCCAGCACGACCGCGGGCGAGCCGACCGAACGCACGTCGACACCGGCGCCGGAAACCCCGCGGACGCTCACGAAGCCGCCTCCCCCTCCCGGGTCGGACACTCCCCAGTCGCCCGCGTCCCCCGCCCCGCCGGCGCCGACCACCCCGCCACCCACACCGTCTCCGACCGTCACCGCACTCCCCCCGCCGCCGCAGGTACCCGGGACGGACTGCCGGGAATTGTCATGA
- a CDS encoding DUF881 domain-containing protein, translated as MAPRSKSVWRFGVPVVCLLAGLLLATTHNVSDGGEIRRSDAPRLVDLVREAQQSVDRLTVERDSLANTLDSHHGGSPGADAALAAITKRSAQLAVEAGLEPMRGPGLVVTLNDAQRDAEGRFPRDASPDDLVVHQQDIDAVLNALWSAGAEGIQMQDQRIIGTSAPRCVGNTLLLNGRTYSPPYVITAIGDAEVMQAALAGAPLVTLYRQYVVRFGLGYTEEPRTQVELVGYREPLRMKFARPAGPVGY; from the coding sequence ATGGCGCCCAGGTCGAAGTCCGTATGGCGGTTCGGCGTGCCCGTGGTCTGCCTGTTGGCCGGGCTTCTGCTGGCGACGACGCACAATGTGTCCGACGGCGGCGAGATCAGACGCAGCGACGCGCCCCGGTTGGTCGACCTGGTGCGCGAAGCCCAACAGTCGGTGGATCGGCTGACCGTAGAACGCGACTCGCTGGCTAACACCCTGGACAGCCATCACGGCGGCTCGCCGGGGGCAGACGCAGCATTGGCCGCCATCACCAAGCGGTCTGCCCAGCTGGCCGTCGAGGCCGGCCTGGAACCGATGCGCGGACCCGGCCTGGTGGTAACGCTGAACGACGCGCAGCGCGACGCTGAGGGGCGGTTTCCCCGCGACGCATCCCCCGACGACCTCGTCGTGCACCAACAGGACATCGACGCCGTGCTCAATGCGCTGTGGAGCGCAGGGGCCGAGGGCATCCAGATGCAGGACCAGCGGATCATCGGCACCTCGGCGCCGCGCTGTGTGGGCAACACGCTGCTCCTCAACGGACGGACCTACAGCCCGCCGTACGTCATCACCGCGATCGGCGACGCGGAAGTCATGCAGGCCGCGCTGGCGGGCGCACCGTTGGTCACGCTGTACCGGCAGTACGTGGTCCGGTTTGGGCTCGGCTATACCGAGGAGCCCCGGACGCAGGTCGAGCTGGTGGGTTACCGCGAGCCGCTGCGGATGAAGTTCGCCAGGCCCGCGGGACCCGTCGGCTACTGA
- a CDS encoding PH domain-containing protein, whose amino-acid sequence MQQTEWSPPTLGIAALGVGGLILAVGAVTLITDPPGRVLVGIAAVGLIVFASLSWRARPKLAIKNDALVTRGLMGETELRQADIKLIRITEFRRIGRKTRLLEIDTVDDRLLVFTRWDLGTDPLHVLDALTAAGFAGS is encoded by the coding sequence GTGCAGCAAACTGAGTGGAGTCCGCCCACGCTCGGCATCGCGGCCCTTGGCGTAGGCGGCCTTATCTTGGCTGTGGGCGCTGTGACGCTGATCACAGACCCTCCGGGACGTGTCCTAGTTGGCATTGCCGCGGTCGGGTTGATTGTGTTTGCAAGCTTGTCGTGGCGGGCGCGGCCCAAGCTGGCAATCAAAAATGACGCCCTCGTTACCCGCGGTCTGATGGGTGAAACCGAGCTGCGGCAGGCCGATATCAAGCTCATCCGGATCACGGAGTTCCGCCGCATCGGGCGTAAAACTCGGCTGCTGGAGATCGACACGGTCGACGACCGGCTACTCGTGTTCACCCGGTGGGATCTGGGCACAGACCCGCTGCACGTGCTCGACGCGCTGACCGCCGCCGGCTTCGCCGGCTCCTGA
- a CDS encoding serine/threonine-protein kinase gives MSPRVGVTLSGRYRLQRLIATGGMGQVWEGIDSRLGRRVAVKVLKAEYSEDAEFVERFRAEARTVAMLNHPGIASVYDYGETDMDGEGRTAYLVMELVNGEPLNSVLKRTGRLSLRHALDMLEQTGRALQVAHTAGLVHRDVKPGNILITPTGQVKLTDFGIAKAVDAAPVTQTGMVMGTAQYIAPEQALGHDATAASDVYSLGVVGYESVSGKRPFTGDGALTVAMKHIKETPPPLPADLPPNVRELIEITLVKNPGMRYRSGGLFADAVAAVRSGRRPPRPNQAPTLGRATPAAVPSAAQARAAADLSTRSPVTAARPRPSTGSHRPPPAPSRGTFSSGQRALLWAAGVLGALAIVIAILIVLNAQDRKDQEQTPPPTITDTITETTPFSPTAMPERPGQAGVGDGGAEFGVTRLNAIASPATMQVMGPPTEPQGTRSSSTPEQTLQ, from the coding sequence ATGAGTCCCCGCGTAGGAGTGACGCTGTCCGGCCGCTACCGGCTGCAGCGGCTCATCGCCACCGGCGGCATGGGCCAGGTCTGGGAAGGTATCGACTCCCGGCTGGGCCGCCGCGTCGCGGTCAAGGTGCTCAAGGCCGAGTACTCCGAGGACGCGGAGTTCGTCGAACGGTTCCGAGCCGAGGCACGCACCGTGGCGATGCTCAACCACCCCGGTATCGCCAGCGTGTACGACTACGGCGAAACCGACATGGACGGTGAGGGCCGCACCGCCTATCTGGTGATGGAACTCGTCAACGGCGAACCACTGAACTCGGTGCTCAAGCGCACCGGCCGGCTCTCGCTGCGCCATGCGCTGGACATGCTCGAGCAGACCGGCCGGGCGCTGCAGGTCGCCCACACGGCGGGGTTGGTACATCGTGACGTCAAACCGGGCAACATCCTGATCACGCCGACCGGTCAGGTCAAACTCACCGACTTCGGCATCGCCAAGGCCGTCGACGCCGCCCCGGTCACCCAGACCGGCATGGTGATGGGCACCGCCCAGTACATCGCCCCCGAGCAGGCGCTCGGCCATGACGCCACCGCGGCCAGCGATGTGTACTCACTGGGAGTCGTTGGCTACGAGTCTGTTTCGGGCAAGCGGCCCTTCACCGGAGACGGTGCGCTGACCGTCGCGATGAAGCACATCAAGGAGACGCCCCCGCCACTGCCCGCCGATCTGCCGCCCAACGTGCGCGAGCTGATCGAGATCACCCTGGTCAAGAATCCGGGTATGCGGTATCGCTCCGGCGGGCTGTTCGCCGACGCCGTCGCCGCCGTCCGCTCGGGCCGACGTCCCCCGCGTCCGAACCAGGCGCCGACACTCGGCCGGGCCACCCCCGCGGCCGTGCCCTCGGCAGCCCAGGCTCGCGCCGCCGCGGATCTGAGCACGCGTTCCCCCGTCACCGCCGCCCGGCCCCGTCCGTCCACCGGAAGCCATCGCCCTCCCCCGGCGCCGTCTCGCGGCACGTTCTCCTCGGGCCAGCGAGCGCTGCTATGGGCGGCCGGTGTGCTCGGTGCCCTGGCCATCGTCATCGCGATTCTGATCGTGCTCAACGCCCAGGACCGCAAGGACCAGGAACAGACACCGCCGCCGACGATCACCGACACGATCACCGAGACCACGCCGTTCTCGCCGACAGCGATGCCGGAACGGCCCGGGCAGGCAGGTGTCGGCGATGGTGGGGCAGAATTCGGGGTAACCCGACTCAATGCGATCGCGTCCCCGGCAACGATGCAGGTGATGGGTCCGCCCACCGAGCCGCAGGGCACACGGTCCTCCTCGACGCCAGAACAGACATTGCAATGA
- a CDS encoding FtsW/RodA/SpoVE family cell cycle protein yields MTTQPQSPVAVTPPLPNRRNAELFLLGFAAVITAVALLLVEANQEQGLRWDLAQYVVAYLALFAGAHLAVRRFAPYADPLLLPVVALLNGLGLVMIHRLDLAEGVLIEQGLGGTADQQMLWTLVGVIGFSLVVIFLRDHRMLARYGYVCGLTGLVLLIIPAVLPRSMSEQNGAKIWIRLPGFSIQPAEFSKILLLVFFASVLVSKRSVFTSAGKHFLGMDLPRPRDLAPLLAAWIASIGVMIFEKDLGTSLLLYASFLVMVYIATDRLSWVVIGLGLFAAGSVAAYHLFGHVQVRVQTWLDPFADPEGAGYQMVQSMFSFATGGIFGTGLGNGQPGTVPAASTDFIIAAIGEELGLVGLAAVLMLYTIVIIRGLRTAIAVRDSFGKLLAAGLASTLAIQLFIVVGGVTKLIPLTGLTTPWMSYGGSSLLANYLLLAILVRISHSARRPIVTSPQSATPIAAVSTEVIEKV; encoded by the coding sequence ATGACCACCCAGCCGCAGTCACCGGTGGCCGTCACTCCCCCGCTTCCGAACAGGCGCAACGCCGAGCTGTTCCTGCTCGGCTTCGCCGCGGTCATCACCGCGGTCGCACTGCTGCTCGTCGAGGCCAATCAGGAACAGGGCCTGCGTTGGGATCTGGCCCAGTACGTCGTCGCGTATCTGGCGCTCTTCGCCGGTGCGCATCTCGCGGTGCGACGGTTCGCGCCGTACGCCGACCCGCTGCTGCTTCCGGTTGTCGCGCTGCTGAATGGGTTGGGTCTGGTGATGATTCACCGTCTGGACCTCGCCGAGGGCGTGCTCATCGAGCAGGGCCTCGGCGGCACCGCCGACCAGCAGATGCTGTGGACCCTCGTGGGAGTCATCGGCTTCTCACTCGTCGTGATCTTCCTGCGGGATCACCGCATGCTCGCGCGCTACGGCTACGTGTGTGGTCTCACTGGCCTGGTCCTGCTGATCATCCCGGCGGTCCTGCCCAGGTCGATGTCCGAGCAGAATGGCGCGAAGATCTGGATTCGGTTGCCGGGCTTCTCCATTCAGCCGGCCGAGTTCTCGAAGATCCTGCTGCTCGTCTTCTTCGCCTCGGTCCTGGTGTCCAAGCGCAGCGTGTTCACCAGCGCGGGCAAGCACTTCCTCGGCATGGACCTGCCCCGGCCCCGTGACCTCGCTCCGCTGCTGGCGGCGTGGATCGCGTCGATCGGCGTGATGATCTTCGAGAAGGACCTCGGCACCTCGCTGCTGCTGTACGCGTCGTTCCTGGTGATGGTTTACATCGCAACCGACCGGCTCAGCTGGGTGGTTATCGGCCTGGGACTGTTCGCTGCGGGAAGCGTTGCGGCATATCACCTTTTCGGTCACGTCCAGGTTCGCGTACAGACCTGGCTGGATCCGTTCGCCGACCCCGAGGGTGCCGGCTACCAGATGGTGCAGTCGATGTTCAGCTTCGCGACGGGCGGGATCTTCGGTACCGGCCTGGGCAACGGGCAGCCTGGCACGGTGCCAGCCGCGTCGACCGATTTCATCATCGCAGCCATCGGTGAGGAACTCGGGCTGGTGGGCCTGGCGGCCGTCCTGATGCTGTACACGATCGTGATCATCCGCGGCCTTCGCACGGCGATCGCGGTGCGCGACAGCTTCGGCAAGCTGTTGGCCGCCGGGCTGGCGTCGACGCTGGCGATCCAGCTGTTCATCGTCGTGGGCGGCGTCACGAAGCTGATCCCATTGACCGGTCTCACCACACCGTGGATGTCCTACGGCGGCTCGTCGCTGCTGGCCAACTACCTGCTGCTGGCGATCCTGGTCCGGATATCCCACTCCGCGCGACGCCCCATCGTCACCAGCCCGCAGTCCGCGACCCCGATCGCGGCGGTGAGCACCGAGGTGATCGAGAAGGTATGA
- the pbpA gene encoding D,D-transpeptidase PbpA, with protein MNTSLRRIAVSVMVLVVLLLANATLTQVFTADGLRSDPRNQRVLLDEYSRQRGQISAGGQLLAYSVSTNGRFRFLRVYPNPYAYAPVTGFYSLQYSSTGLERAEDTVLNGSDQRLFGRRLADFFTGRDPRGGNVDTTIKPQVQQAAWDAIKDGCGGPCKGSVVALEPSTGKILAMVSSPSYDPNLLATHNLEEQSAAWQRLRDDPDAPLLNRAISETYPPGSTFKVITTAAALESGANENTQVTTAARIPLPDSTATLENFDGSTCGPGPTTTLRQAFAKSCNTAFVELGLDAGRDAVRSAAQSFGLDTPPPMIPLQVVESTVGPIPDEAALGMSSIGQKDVAVTPLQNALVAATIANDGVTMRPYLVDSLKGPDLANIGSAAPQEERRAVSQEVADTLTDLMVAAEQGTQQKGAIAGVQIASKTGTAEHGTDPRNTPPHAWYIAFAPAQAPKVAVAVLVEDGGDRLSATGGTLAAPIGRATIAAALREGT; from the coding sequence ATGAACACCTCACTGCGCCGTATCGCCGTCTCGGTCATGGTCCTCGTCGTGCTCCTGCTGGCCAATGCCACGCTCACCCAGGTGTTCACCGCGGACGGCCTGCGGTCGGATCCGCGCAATCAGCGGGTGCTGCTCGACGAGTACTCGCGTCAGCGCGGCCAGATCTCGGCGGGCGGTCAGCTGCTGGCGTATTCGGTGTCGACCAACGGCCGGTTCCGCTTCCTTCGCGTGTATCCCAATCCGTACGCGTATGCGCCCGTCACCGGGTTCTACTCACTGCAGTACTCGAGCACCGGACTCGAGCGCGCCGAGGACACCGTCCTCAACGGGTCGGATCAACGCCTGTTCGGGCGGCGGCTCGCCGACTTCTTCACCGGGCGTGACCCGCGCGGCGGGAATGTCGACACGACCATCAAACCCCAGGTGCAACAAGCGGCCTGGGACGCGATAAAGGACGGCTGCGGCGGCCCGTGCAAGGGCTCGGTGGTGGCACTCGAGCCGTCCACCGGCAAGATCCTCGCAATGGTGTCGTCGCCGTCCTACGATCCCAATCTGCTGGCCACCCACAATCTGGAGGAGCAGTCGGCCGCCTGGCAGCGGCTGCGCGACGATCCCGATGCACCGCTGCTGAACCGTGCGATCTCCGAAACCTACCCGCCCGGCTCGACATTCAAGGTCATCACCACCGCGGCCGCGCTCGAAAGCGGTGCGAACGAGAACACCCAGGTGACGACCGCGGCGCGAATCCCGTTGCCAGACAGCACCGCAACCCTGGAGAACTTCGACGGCTCCACTTGTGGTCCTGGCCCGACGACCACGCTGCGTCAGGCATTCGCGAAGTCTTGCAACACGGCATTCGTCGAGCTCGGCTTGGACGCGGGAAGGGATGCCGTGCGATCGGCGGCGCAGTCCTTTGGATTGGATACCCCTCCCCCGATGATCCCGCTGCAGGTCGTCGAGTCGACCGTGGGACCGATTCCCGACGAGGCCGCGCTGGGCATGTCGAGCATCGGGCAGAAGGACGTCGCGGTGACGCCATTGCAGAACGCATTGGTGGCCGCGACCATCGCGAACGACGGGGTGACGATGCGTCCGTACCTGGTCGATAGCCTTAAGGGACCCGACCTTGCCAATATCGGGTCGGCGGCGCCGCAGGAAGAGCGGCGAGCGGTGTCGCAGGAGGTCGCCGATACACTGACGGATCTGATGGTCGCCGCTGAGCAGGGCACGCAGCAGAAGGGAGCCATCGCCGGCGTGCAGATCGCTTCGAAGACCGGCACGGCGGAGCACGGTACCGACCCGCGCAACACCCCACCGCATGCCTGGTACATCGCATTCGCCCCGGCGCAGGCACCCAAGGTCGCCGTCGCCGTGCTGGTCGAGGACGGGGGCGACCGCTTGTCCGCCACCGGAGGGACGCTGGCCGCGCCGATCGGGCGGGCCACCATCGCCGCAGCGCTGCGGGAGGGAACATGA
- the pknB gene encoding Stk1 family PASTA domain-containing Ser/Thr kinase: MTTPQHLSDRYELGDILGFGGMSEVHLARDQRLHRDVAVKVLRADLARDPSFYLRFRREAQNAAALNHPAIVAVYDTGEAETPNGPLPYIVMEYVEGVTLRDIVHTEGPMEPRRAIEVIADACQALNFSHQHGIIHRDVKPANIMISNTGAVKVMDFGIARALADANNVTQTAAVIGTAQYLSPEQARGEKVDARSDVYSLGCVLYEILTGEPPFVGDSPVAVAYQHVREDPVPPSQRHEGISPELDAVVLKALAKNPDNRYQTAAEMRTDLVKVHSGEQPDAPKVFTDAERSSLMSAAPGDHQTEPIDPVGRAQPQYIERERRGSVGRWLVAVAVLAVLTVLVTLAINTFGGSTRAVQVPDVSGKVSADAIAELQNRGFRTRTLQKPDSNVPPDHVIGTDPAANASVDAGDEITINVSTGPEQREIPDVRSLSYDDAVEKLADAGFENFRPSSSPSTPEMKDKVLGTNPPVNQTSAITNEITIVLGAGPETRPVPDVKDQSQESAVQILTASGFTTTVPVQVDSTLPAGQLIGTNPPAGQTVPVDTVIQLQVSRGNQFIMPDLRGQFWTDAEPRLRALGWTGVLDRGADVQNSGQRTNAVVTQSPSAGTGVNYDSRITLSFAS, translated from the coding sequence ATGACAACCCCGCAACACCTGTCCGACCGGTACGAACTCGGCGACATCCTGGGCTTCGGCGGCATGTCCGAAGTCCACTTGGCGCGCGATCAGCGGTTGCACCGCGACGTCGCCGTCAAGGTGCTGCGCGCAGATCTCGCCCGCGATCCGAGCTTCTACCTCCGGTTCCGACGGGAGGCGCAGAACGCCGCCGCGCTGAACCATCCCGCCATCGTCGCGGTCTATGACACCGGTGAGGCGGAGACACCCAACGGCCCGCTGCCCTACATCGTGATGGAGTACGTCGAGGGCGTCACGCTGCGCGACATCGTCCACACCGAGGGGCCGATGGAGCCGCGCCGGGCCATCGAGGTGATCGCCGATGCGTGCCAGGCCCTGAACTTCAGCCACCAGCACGGGATCATCCACCGCGACGTCAAACCCGCGAACATCATGATCAGCAACACCGGCGCGGTGAAGGTGATGGACTTCGGCATCGCACGCGCGCTCGCCGACGCCAACAATGTCACCCAGACCGCCGCCGTGATCGGCACCGCGCAGTACCTGTCGCCCGAGCAGGCGCGCGGCGAGAAGGTCGACGCCCGTTCCGACGTCTACTCGCTGGGCTGCGTCCTGTACGAAATCCTCACTGGCGAACCACCTTTCGTCGGTGATTCACCGGTTGCCGTGGCCTATCAACACGTCCGCGAGGACCCGGTGCCCCCCTCGCAGCGCCACGAAGGCATCTCCCCCGAGCTGGACGCCGTCGTCCTCAAGGCCCTCGCGAAAAACCCTGACAATCGATATCAGACGGCGGCGGAGATGCGCACCGATCTGGTGAAAGTGCACAGCGGCGAGCAACCCGACGCACCCAAGGTGTTCACCGACGCCGAGCGCAGCTCGCTCATGTCGGCCGCGCCGGGCGACCACCAGACCGAGCCGATCGACCCCGTCGGGCGAGCGCAGCCCCAGTACATCGAGCGGGAGCGGCGCGGCTCGGTCGGCCGCTGGCTGGTCGCGGTGGCGGTGCTCGCCGTGCTGACCGTGCTGGTGACGCTGGCGATCAACACCTTCGGCGGCAGCACGCGCGCCGTCCAAGTGCCCGACGTGAGCGGCAAGGTGTCGGCCGACGCGATCGCCGAGCTGCAGAACCGCGGGTTCAGAACTCGCACGCTGCAGAAGCCCGATTCCAATGTGCCTCCCGACCACGTCATCGGCACCGACCCGGCCGCCAACGCGTCGGTCGACGCCGGTGACGAGATCACCATCAACGTGTCCACCGGCCCCGAGCAGCGTGAGATCCCCGACGTCAGGAGCCTCAGCTACGACGACGCCGTCGAGAAGCTCGCGGACGCCGGCTTCGAGAACTTCCGGCCGTCTTCCTCGCCGTCGACACCGGAGATGAAGGACAAGGTGCTCGGCACCAATCCGCCGGTCAACCAGACGTCGGCGATCACCAACGAGATCACGATCGTGCTGGGCGCGGGCCCCGAGACGCGTCCCGTCCCAGACGTCAAGGACCAATCGCAGGAGAGCGCTGTACAAATCCTCACCGCGTCGGGCTTCACCACCACCGTCCCGGTCCAGGTGGACAGCACGCTTCCGGCCGGCCAATTGATCGGCACCAATCCACCTGCGGGACAGACCGTTCCGGTCGATACGGTGATCCAGCTGCAGGTCTCGAGGGGCAACCAGTTCATCATGCCGGACCTGCGGGGTCAGTTCTGGACCGACGCCGAGCCGCGACTGCGTGCCCTCGGCTGGACGGGCGTGCTGGACCGTGGCGCCGACGTGCAGAACAGCGGTCAGCGCACCAACGCCGTGGTGACGCAGAGTCCGTCAGCCGGAACCGGTGTCAACTACGACAGTCGGATCACGCTGAGCTTCGCGTCGTAG
- a CDS encoding FHA domain-containing protein FhaB/FipA, which translates to MQGLVLQLTRVGFLLLLWLFIWSVLRILRTDIYAPTGAVMVRRGLPLRGSLLPNRGRRNVARQLVVTEGALAGTRITLGTQPVLIGRADDSTLVLTDDYASTRHARLSPRGSEWYVEDLGSTNGTYLDRAKVTTAVRVSMGTPVRIGKTVIELRP; encoded by the coding sequence ATGCAGGGGTTGGTACTGCAACTGACACGCGTCGGCTTTCTGTTGCTTCTGTGGTTGTTCATCTGGTCGGTGCTGCGGATCCTGAGGACCGACATCTATGCACCGACCGGAGCAGTCATGGTGCGACGGGGACTGCCGTTGCGGGGTTCGCTGCTGCCCAATCGCGGCCGCAGGAACGTGGCGCGGCAGCTGGTCGTCACCGAGGGAGCGCTCGCGGGAACGCGCATCACATTAGGCACCCAGCCGGTGCTGATCGGCCGCGCCGACGACTCCACTCTGGTTCTCACCGACGACTACGCCTCGACACGGCACGCAAGGCTGTCCCCTCGAGGTTCGGAATGGTACGTAGAAGACCTAGGATCGACCAACGGCACATACCTCGACAGGGCCAAGGTGACGACTGCGGTACGCGTTTCGATGGGGACGCCGGTTCGAATCGGCAAGACGGTAATTGAGCTGCGCCCGTGA
- the crgA gene encoding cell division protein CrgA, with protein MPKSKVRKKNDFTISPVSRTPVKVKAGPSSTWFVVFFVGLMLIGLAWLLVFQLASSAIPFLADLGPWNYAIAFAFMISGLLLTMRWR; from the coding sequence ATGCCCAAGTCCAAGGTTCGCAAGAAGAACGACTTCACGATCAGCCCGGTGAGCCGGACCCCGGTCAAGGTCAAGGCCGGACCGTCGAGCACCTGGTTCGTCGTGTTTTTCGTCGGCCTGATGCTGATCGGGCTGGCGTGGCTGCTGGTGTTCCAGCTGGCGTCCTCCGCGATCCCCTTCCTGGCGGACCTCGGCCCGTGGAACTACGCGATCGCGTTTGCCTTCATGATCAGTGGGCTGTTGCTCACAATGCGCTGGCGCTGA